From one Drosophila subpulchrella strain 33 F10 #4 breed RU33 chromosome 3L, RU_Dsub_v1.1 Primary Assembly, whole genome shotgun sequence genomic stretch:
- the LOC119554830 gene encoding uncharacterized protein LOC119554830: MISHTVRVFKMMYIVAGILISNAEICDTVDRIQIAPRVDLKPEFDQKYLTSGGNSAGNRSRTHSRQNSGSGSGSGSEDGSPTKRRRVSVSGIAGGVVRGVTSQVSKRVGHRFVWLSDIRLILKQWRVLALSFNLWTIPNFFVQCLTSYMSKKLLINSDCDMIYK; the protein is encoded by the exons ATGATTTCACATACTGTGAG GGTATTCAAGATGATGTACATAGTGGCGGGCATACTCATCAGCAATGCGGAAATCTGCGATACAGTGGATCGCATACAAATAGCGCCACGCGTCGACCTCAAGCCGGAGTTCGACCAGAAGTACCTGACCTCCGGGGGCAACAGCGCCGGTAACCGATCGCGCACCCACTCCCGCCAGAATTCCGGAAGTGGTTCGGGCTCGGGATCAGAGGATGGGTCTCCCACCAAAAGGCGAAGGGTCAGCGTTTCTGGGATAGCCGGGGGCGTGGTCAGAGGCGTCACCAGCCAGGTCTCCAAGAGAGTGGGCCACCGCTTCGTCTGGCTCTCCGACATCCGGCTCATCCTTAAGCAATGGCGAGTCCTGGCTCTGAGCTTCAACCTCTGGACCATCCCCAACTTCTTTGTCCAGTGCCTCACCAGCTACATGAGCAAGAAGCTGCTCATCAACAGCGACTGTGATATGATCTACAAGTAG